A stretch of Lathyrus oleraceus cultivar Zhongwan6 chromosome 6, CAAS_Psat_ZW6_1.0, whole genome shotgun sequence DNA encodes these proteins:
- the LOC127098631 gene encoding polypyrimidine tract-binding protein homolog 2, whose amino-acid sequence MASVSTQPQFRYTQPPSKVLHLRNLPWECIEEELIELGKPFGKVVNTKCNVGANRNQAFIEFADINQAIAMISYYASSSEPAQVRGKTVYLQYSNRQEIVNNKTAADVAGNVLLVTIEGEDARLVSIDVLHLVFSAFGFVHKITTFEKTAGFQALVQFSDAETATSAKDALDGRSIPSYLLTGHVGPCTLKITYSGHSDLSVKFQSHRSRDYTNPYLPVAQSAMEGSGQSMMGLDGKRLEAESNVLLASIENMQYAVTLDVLHTVFSTFGPIQKIAMFDKNGGLQALVQYPDVQTAIVAKEALEGHCIYDGGFCKLHLSYSRHTDLSIKVNNDRSRDYTMPTAPPPVMNAQPSISGQQQAPMSGPPAQQYNTAQYAPSNNQNFIPQSQAGWGAAPPPPHAMQRMHHNPYMPPGTMPPQAGPGMMQYPGHYQ is encoded by the exons ATGGCCTCAGTGTCTACTCAACCACAGTTCCGGTATACGCAGCCACCGTCGAAGGTGCTTCATTTGAGAAACTTGCCGTGGGAGTGTATAGAGGAGGAGCTGATTGAACTTGGGAAGCCATTTGGTAAAGTTGTCAACACAAAGTGCAATGTTGGAGCTAATCGAAATCAAGCTTTTATTGAATTT GCGGATATAAATCAAGCCATTGCGATGATATCGTATTATGCATCATCATCAGAGCCTGCTCAAGTGCGGGGGAAAACTGTGTATTTGCAGTATTCCAATAGACAAGAAATAGTGAATAACAAAACTGCTGCAGATGTTGCTGGAAATGTACTGTTGGTAACAATTGAGGGAGAAGACGCACGTCTTGTGAGCATAGATGTTTTGCACTTG GTTTTTTCGGCCTTTGGATTTGTGCATAAGATTACTACTTTTGAGAAAACAGCTGGATTTCAG GCACTGGTGCAATTCTCAGATGCTGAAACAGCCACTTCTGCAAAGGATGCTTTGGATGGAAGAAGCATACCTAG CTACCTACTCACTGGGCATGTGGGACCTTGTACCCTTAAGATCACATATTCTGGACATTCAGACTTAAGTGTTAAGTTTCAGAGTCACAGAAGCAG AGATTACACTAATCCTTACCTTCCTGTTGCTCAATCAGCTATGGAGGGAAGCGGACAG TCTATGATGGGTTTGGATGGGAAGAGACTTGAAGCTGAGAGTAATGTTCTTCTTGCATCAATTGAGAACATGCAGTATGCTGTAACCTTGGATGTCTTGCACACG GTTTTCTCTACTTTTGGACCCATCCAAAAGATTGCAATGTTTGATAAGAATGGTGGTTTGCAGGCTCTGGTTCAGTACCCAG ATGTTCAAACAGCCATTGTGGCCAAGGAAGCCTTGGAAGGACACTGCATTTATGATGGGGGATTTTGTAAGCTCCACCTCTCCTATTCACGTCATACTGATTTGAGTATAAAG GTGAATAATGACAGGAGCAGAGACTATACCATGCCTACTGCACCGCCACCAGTTATGAATGCCCAGCCCTCAATTTCAGGGCAACAACAAGCTCCAATGTCTGGTCCTCCTGCTCAACAGTACAATACCGCTCAGTACGCTCCATCGAACAACCAGAATTTTATACCTCAATCTCAAGCTGGATGGGGAGCAGCTCCACCACCACCACACGCAATGCAGCGGATGCATCATAATCCTTACATGCCACCTGGTACGATGCCACCACAAGCTGGCCCAGGAATGATGCAGTATCCTGGTCACTATCAATAG